A genomic window from Desulfovermiculus halophilus DSM 18834 includes:
- a CDS encoding heavy metal translocating P-type ATPase — protein sequence MTDTYRLNEWECASGGCGCKGECRGDGPEQDGADLTVRQELWNLLPGAMLFVAGLIVKHLLPWTPEWLTPGIFAAAYLLSGWSVLLHGLRSLFLRRALDEFVLMSTATVGALAIGAYAEAVAVMLFYRIGEAFQDSAVRKSSQSVASLLELRPDRARIVDRDGERVVDPAQVQTGQSIRIHPGERVPLDGTVLKGNSRADTSALTGESSPRRISAGDPILSGMVNLSGVLTVRVDKPLAQSTVSVILDLVRNASQRKAPTEQLMTRLARGYTPIVVGLAGIIAFGPIAAFHVPGLEQLFSAPPQVADWVYRGLVFLVISCPCALVVSIPLSFFAGIGACSRKGILVKGANFLEALNRLHTVVWDKTGTLTQGRFAVHDVQAEAGFAPEEVLALAAAAERHSSHPIARAVVREAGREKSEIRGQRSEVRGQRSETRDHGLRDWRQESGTGRNEPEIKWQEAKGSDQRSETRGEGSEETLESIQDRGLKAEETASEGEVQEFSGQGVRARVDGREVLVGNPDFLRSQGVSMPERVFSDGGVWVGVDKRAAGRIQIQDVLRPQARQAVQGLKRRGAAQFMLTGDSRAVADEIGGILGLDGVEAQLLPQDKVARLEAIMDRTQGKGYTVFVGDGINDAPVLARSDIGVAMGGLGSDAAIEAADILLMKDDPGKLLQAVSVAERTRAIVWQNIVMALGFKALILGMGALGLASMWAAVFADVGVALLAVGNSLRIMRG from the coding sequence ATGACTGATACATATCGATTAAACGAGTGGGAATGCGCGTCAGGCGGGTGCGGGTGCAAAGGCGAGTGCCGAGGGGATGGACCTGAGCAAGATGGAGCTGACCTGACAGTAAGGCAGGAGCTGTGGAATCTCTTGCCCGGGGCGATGCTCTTTGTTGCCGGGTTGATTGTGAAGCACCTGCTGCCCTGGACACCGGAGTGGCTGACTCCAGGCATATTTGCCGCCGCCTATCTGCTGTCCGGGTGGAGCGTCCTGCTCCATGGCCTGCGCAGTCTGTTCCTCCGCAGGGCACTGGACGAATTCGTGCTCATGAGTACAGCCACCGTAGGGGCCCTGGCCATAGGAGCCTATGCCGAGGCGGTGGCGGTGATGCTGTTCTACCGGATTGGAGAGGCCTTCCAGGACAGCGCGGTACGCAAGTCCAGCCAATCCGTGGCCTCCCTGCTTGAGCTCCGTCCGGACCGGGCCCGGATAGTGGACAGGGACGGAGAGCGGGTTGTCGATCCGGCTCAAGTCCAGACCGGGCAGAGCATCCGGATCCATCCCGGAGAGCGCGTCCCTTTGGACGGGACTGTGCTCAAAGGTAACAGCAGGGCCGACACCTCGGCCCTGACCGGTGAGTCCAGCCCCAGACGGATCTCTGCCGGCGACCCCATTCTTTCCGGGATGGTCAACCTTTCCGGAGTGCTCACTGTGCGGGTGGACAAGCCCTTGGCCCAATCCACGGTCTCCGTGATTCTGGATCTGGTCCGGAACGCCTCCCAGCGCAAAGCCCCAACAGAACAGCTCATGACCAGACTGGCCCGGGGCTATACCCCGATCGTGGTCGGATTGGCCGGGATCATCGCTTTCGGTCCGATCGCGGCCTTCCACGTTCCCGGTCTGGAGCAGCTGTTTTCCGCGCCGCCCCAGGTGGCGGACTGGGTCTACCGGGGGCTGGTCTTTCTGGTTATCTCCTGCCCCTGCGCCTTGGTGGTCTCCATTCCCCTGAGCTTCTTTGCCGGCATAGGGGCCTGTTCCAGAAAGGGCATCCTGGTCAAGGGCGCCAACTTCCTGGAGGCCCTGAACAGGCTGCACACAGTTGTCTGGGACAAGACCGGGACCCTGACCCAAGGACGGTTTGCCGTGCACGACGTGCAGGCAGAGGCCGGCTTTGCCCCGGAGGAGGTGCTGGCCCTGGCTGCGGCTGCCGAAAGGCACTCTTCCCATCCCATTGCCCGGGCCGTGGTCCGGGAAGCAGGAAGAGAGAAGTCAGAGATCAGAGGTCAGAGGTCAGAAGTCAGAGGTCAGAGGTCAGAGACCAGAGATCATGGATTAAGAGACTGGAGACAGGAGTCTGGGACCGGGAGGAATGAGCCGGAGATCAAATGGCAGGAAGCAAAGGGCAGTGATCAGAGGTCAGAGACCAGGGGTGAGGGATCAGAAGAGACATTGGAGTCAATACAGGACCGCGGACTGAAGGCTGAAGAAACTGCCAGTGAGGGAGAGGTTCAGGAGTTTTCTGGGCAGGGGGTGCGGGCCAGAGTCGACGGCCGGGAAGTCCTGGTGGGCAATCCGGATTTCTTGCGCTCCCAGGGGGTGTCCATGCCCGAGCGGGTTTTTTCCGACGGTGGAGTATGGGTCGGAGTGGACAAGCGGGCGGCGGGCCGGATTCAGATCCAGGACGTGCTCCGCCCTCAAGCCCGTCAAGCCGTGCAGGGCTTGAAGAGGCGGGGCGCAGCCCAGTTCATGCTGACCGGAGACAGCCGGGCCGTGGCTGACGAGATCGGCGGCATACTTGGCTTGGACGGGGTAGAGGCCCAGCTGCTGCCCCAGGACAAGGTGGCCAGACTGGAGGCCATTATGGACCGGACCCAGGGCAAAGGGTATACTGTTTTTGTCGGGGACGGGATCAACGATGCCCCGGTTCTGGCCAGGAGCGATATCGGCGTGGCCATGGGCGGTCTGGGCTCGGACGCAGCCATAGAGGCCGCGGATATCCTGCTCATGAAGGATGATCCGGGCAAGCTGCTGCAGGCCGTGTCCGTGGCCGAACGGACCAGGGCCATTGTGTGGCAGAACATCGTCATGGCTCTGGGCTTCAAGGCCCTGATCCTGGGAATGGGGGCCCTGGGCCTGGCCAGCATGTGGGCAGCGGTGTTTGCAGATGTCGGGGTGGCTCTTCTGGCTGTGGGCAATTCCCTGCGTATAATGCGGGGGTAA
- a CDS encoding ArsR/SmtB family transcription factor encodes MAQQVPFDVCQEKTVHPERLEQVRREMPDCDTLCALADVFKALGDPTRVRILFALSIAELCVCDLTEALGMSASAVSHQLRVLRAAKLVTFRREGKNVFYRLADDHVQRLFEQAFVHVRE; translated from the coding sequence ATGGCCCAGCAGGTTCCCTTTGATGTCTGTCAGGAGAAGACAGTCCATCCGGAACGACTTGAACAGGTGCGCAGGGAGATGCCTGACTGCGATACGCTGTGCGCTCTGGCCGATGTGTTCAAGGCTCTGGGTGATCCCACCCGGGTGCGCATCCTGTTCGCCCTGTCCATCGCAGAGTTGTGCGTCTGCGATCTGACCGAAGCCCTGGGGATGTCCGCCTCGGCTGTTTCCCACCAGCTCCGGGTGCTGCGGGCCGCCAAGCTGGTCACCTTCCGCCGGGAGGGGAAGAATGTCTTTTATCGGCTGGCCGACGATCATGTGCAGAGGCTTTTTGAGCAGGCCTTTGTCCATGTGCGGGAATGA